One Paroedura picta isolate Pp20150507F chromosome 16, Ppicta_v3.0, whole genome shotgun sequence genomic region harbors:
- the LOC143825694 gene encoding galactoside alpha-(1,2)-fucosyltransferase 2-like, translating into MHLPGRRIFRPLFLLVCLSFFSLMSVSTFWYLQRNKSYSEWWKIRVKNTSGPPELGHTTPSVSIRNKDRGMWTVNSIGRLGNQMGEYATLYALAKLNGHQAYILPAMHQQLATIFKLTLPMIPSELVGKIPWRNYGLHDWMSEEYRHIEGKYVQLTGYPCSYTFYDHIRHEILQEFAFHDYIKEDANRYLLQLRGPRKTVTYIGVHVRRGDYVHVMPNIWKGVVADKSYLDKAMNYFREKYHDAVFVVVSNEMAWCKENMDASRGDVYFAGDGQESSPGRDFALIAHCNHTIMTIGTFGIWAGYLVGGETVYLANYTLPDSPFLEVFKPSAAFLPDWIGIPADLSPLLPKS; encoded by the coding sequence ATGCATCTTCCAGGAAGACGCATCTTCAGACCGTTATTCCTTTTGGTTTGCCTATCTTTTTTTAGCCTTATGTCAGTCTCCACATTTTGGTACCTGCAGAGAAACAAGTCTTACTCGGAGTGGTGGAAGATCAGGGTCAAAAACACATCTGGTCCCCCAGAGCTTGGACACACGACTCCTAGCGTATCCATCAGGAATAAAGATAGAGGGATGTGGACGGTGAATTCAATTGGGCGTTTGGGGAATCAGATGGGAGAATACGCCACCCTCTACGCCTTAGCCAAACTTAATGGCCATCAAGCCTACATCCTTCCTGCCATGCACCAGCAACTAGCAACAATATTCAAGCTCACTTTGCCTATGATCCCTTCTGAACTGGTTGGCaagatcccctggaggaactaCGGACTCCATGATTGGATGTCAGAGGAGTACCGTCACATTGAGGGCAAGTATGTGCAGCTCACAGGGTACCCTTGTTCTTATACCTTTTATGACCACATCCGCCATGAGATACTTCAGGAGTTTGCCTTCCATGACTACATCAAGGAGGACGCCAATAGATACCTTCTGCAGCTGCGTGGGCCGCGGAAGACTGTAACGTACATTGGAGTGCACGTCCGGAGGGGGGATTATGTTCACGTGATGCCCAACATCTGGAAAGGGGTAGTGGCTGACAAAAGTTACTTGGACAAAGCCATGAATTACTTCAGGGAGAAGTACCACGACGCTGTCTTCGTGGTCGTCAGCAATGAGATGGCTTGGTGCAAGGAAAACATGGATGCTTCCAGAGGAGATGTTTACTTTGCTGGTGACGGGCAGGAGTCATCTCCAGGGAGGGATTTTGCTCTCATTGCTCATTGCAACCATACCATAATGACCATTGGGACCTTTGGCATCTGGGCCGGCTACCTCGTCGGGGGAGAAACTGTTTACTTGGCCAACTACACCCTCCCGGACTCACCGTTCCTCGAGGTCTTTAAGCCGTCTGCAGCCTTCTTGCCTGACTGGATTGGGATCCCCGCGGACCTTTCTCCTTTGCTGCCCAAGTCATAA
- the LOC143825889 gene encoding galactoside alpha-(1,2)-fucosyltransferase 2-like: MHLPERCNFTQLFLVICLCFFSLVSFSTFWHLQRKNSYSWWWTISVKNTSGPPKHEHTTPSVSSIRNKDGGMWTVNSIGRLGNQMGEYATLYALAKLNGHQAYILPAMHRYLAPIFKLTLPMIPSELVGKIPWRNYGLHDWMSEEYRHIQGKYVRLSGYPCSYTFYHHIRHEILQEFAFHDYIKEDANRYLLQIRGQRKTVTYIGVHVRRGDYVHVMPNIWKGVVADKNYLDKAMNYFREKYHDAVFVVVSNGMAWCKENMDASRGDVYFAGDGQESSPGRDFALIAHCNHTIMTIGTFGIWAGYLVGGETIYLANYTLPDSPFLKVFKPSAAFLPEWIGIPADLSPLLPKS, from the coding sequence ATGCATCTTCCAGAGAGATGTAACTTCACTCAATTGTTTCTTGTGATCTGCCTATGTTTTTTTAGCCTTGTGTCCTTCTCCACCTTTTGGCACCTGCAGAGAAAGAATTCTTACTCGTGGTGGTGGACAATCAGTGTCAAAAACACATCTGGTCCCCCAAAGCATGAGCACACGACTCCTAGCGTATCTTCTATTAGGAATAAAGATGGAGGAATGTGGACGGTGAACTCAATTGGGCGTTTGGGGAATCAGATGGGAGAATACGCCACCCTCTACGCCTTAGCCAAACTTAATGGGCATCAAGCCTACATCCTTCCTGCCATGCACCGGTATCTAGCACCAATATTCAAGCTCACTTTGCCTATGATCCCTTCTGAACTGGTTGGCaagatcccctggaggaactaCGGCCTCCATGATTGGATGTCAGAAGAGTACCGTCACATCCAGGGCAAATATGTCCGGTTATCAGGGTACCCTTGTTCTTATACCTTTTATCACCACATCCGCCATGAGATACTTCAGGAGTTCGCCTTCCATGACTACATCAAGGAGGACGCCAATAGATACCTTCTGCAGATACGGGGACAGCGCAAGACGGTAACATACATTGGAGTGCATGTCCGGAGGGGGGATTATGTTCACGTGATGCCCAACATCTGGAAAGGGGTAGTGGCTGACAAAAATTACTTGGACAAAGCCATGAATTACTTCAGGGAGAAGTACCACGACGCTGTCTTCGTGGTCGTCAGCAATGGGATGGCTTGGTGCAAGGAAAACATGGATGCTTCCAGAGGAGATGTTTACTTTGCTGGTGACGGGCAGGAGTCATCTCCAGGGAGGGATTTTGCTCTCATTGCTCATTGCAACCATACCATAATGACCATTGGGACCTTTGGCATCTGGGCCGGCTACCTCGTCGGGGGAGAAACTATTTACTTGGCCAACTACACCCTCCCGGACTCACCGTTCCTCAAGGTCTTTAAGCCGTCTGCAGCCTTCTTGCCTGAATGGATTGGGATCCCTGCAGACCTTTCTCCTTTGCTGCCCAAGTCATAA